One genomic window of Euleptes europaea isolate rEulEur1 chromosome 10, rEulEur1.hap1, whole genome shotgun sequence includes the following:
- the NHLRC3 gene encoding NHL repeat-containing protein 3, with the protein MGLRQCGRARLLMLGGLASLLLLAALYGSGSPSQPLVLFFSPWRIEKQLYKLDLSWPKFPELFTGQTFCVAVDHIHGLVYVGQRGNDVPKVLVFSEEGYFLQAWNTTLEMPHGIFVLSTENDSSVWITDVGTGKHGHTIKEYSPSGKLRQVIGTPGVAGSGTNPIQLDQPAEIFVEHTGDIYIVDGDGGMNNRLLKLTPDLKTLWLRGENGSGTAQFRIPHSVTVDSFGRVWVADRGNERIQAFDKTTGEWLGSWSNCFIEDGPYSVRLTPDEKYIFVAQLNINRVLILAAPPVGSIRDCVVVDTIQLAASVRPHLLDISMKSGAVYVAEIGAQQVQKYVPLD; encoded by the exons ATGGGGCTGCGCCAATGTGGCCGCGCTCGGCTGCTCATGCTGGGAGGGCTGGCCTCCCTTTTGCTGCTGGCAGCCCTGTATGGTTCAGGGTCCCCGTCGCAG CCTTTGGTGTTGttcttctctccctggaggaTCGAGAAGCAGCTCTACAAGCTTGATCTGAGCTGGCCTAAATTTCCAGAACTATTCACGGGTCAAACGTTTTGCGTTGCTGTTGACCACATCCATGGATTAGTTTACGTGGGACAG AGAGGCAATGATGTGCCAAAGGTCCTTGTGTTTTCTGAGGAAGGCTATTTCTTACAAGCATGGAATACTACCCTCGAAATGCCGCACGGAATCTTTGTACTGAGCACAGAGAACGATAGTTCAGTGTGGATCACAGATGTCGGAACGG gCAAGCATGGACACACAATTAAGGAGTACAGTCCTTCGGGCAAACTCCGTCAAGTCATAGGTACCCCAGGAGTGGCAGGTTCAGGGACAAACCCCATACAGTTGGATCAGCCAGCAGAGATTTTTGTGGAGCACACCGGAGATATCTACATTGTGGATGGTGATGGAGGGATGAATAATCGCCTCCTCAAATTGACACCAG ATTTGAAGACTTTATGGCTGCGTGGGGAAAACGGTTCTGGCACAGCCCAGTTCAGGATTCCACACAGCGTGACGGTGGATTCTTTTGGACGG GTGTGGGTTGCTGATAGAGGCAATGAGCGAATCCAGGCATTTGACAAAACCACAGGGGAATGGTTGGGATCTTGGAGCAACTGTTTCATAGAAGATGGCCCTTATTCTGTCAG GTTAACTCCTGACGAGAAGTATATCTTCGTGGCTCAACTAAACATCAACCGAGTGTTAATTTTGGCGGCCCCGCCTGTCGGCTCTATCAGAGACTGTGTGGTGGTGGACACGATTCAGCTGGCGGCGAGTGTCAGGCCCCACCTCCTGGATATCAGCATGAAAAGCGGAGCCGTCTACGTGGCAGAAATTGGGGCTCAGCAAGTCCAGAAATACGTGCCTTTAGACTAA